The following are from one region of the Desmospora profundinema genome:
- the yqfD gene encoding sporulation protein YqfD, producing the protein MPQIEWPRQLTGQLVVELTGPELIRFINEATRVRLELQSITWMGTGKVRLTLFVSDFFRLRPLLRSTGTKVRIIRKKGFPFWWMRLMRRRFFAWGILLFLLLLFSLSSVVWSVEVEGNERIPESELRTLLREEGVYIGQLKYRMKSAEEIQYRLGEKMPQLSWVGFRMEGTRAVLTVVERKRVEEERDPTDRGPVNLIAKRGGLIVDMHVERGRPVVEVKDVVKKGQLLVSGRYGNPAQTETGSLVGAKGKVWGQVWYESEVEVPLVQKRKVYTGNREKGYYPFIASRIVRLPFWQEESFTQLESIQHVKAIQFGRWRLPFGWVEEERLEMEWVKQKIPEKEAIALGVERAREDLLSQMGEGSRVVDQKVLHPRVDSGKVVMKIQFDAIEDIAHPQPILQGE; encoded by the coding sequence TTGCCGCAGATCGAATGGCCTCGCCAGCTGACCGGACAATTGGTGGTTGAATTGACCGGGCCGGAATTGATCCGTTTTATCAATGAAGCAACCCGGGTACGCCTGGAACTCCAATCCATCACTTGGATGGGAACCGGTAAAGTTCGGTTGACTCTCTTTGTGTCCGATTTTTTTCGTCTGCGTCCTTTGCTTCGTTCCACGGGCACCAAAGTTCGGATCATCCGAAAGAAAGGGTTTCCATTTTGGTGGATGCGTCTGATGCGTCGCCGGTTTTTCGCCTGGGGAATCCTGTTGTTCCTGTTGTTGCTGTTCAGTTTATCCTCTGTGGTATGGAGTGTGGAGGTGGAGGGGAATGAACGGATTCCTGAATCGGAGCTTCGCACGCTGTTGCGTGAGGAAGGGGTATACATCGGGCAACTGAAGTACCGGATGAAATCGGCGGAGGAGATCCAGTATCGGCTTGGGGAAAAAATGCCGCAGCTTTCCTGGGTCGGTTTCCGCATGGAAGGCACCCGAGCCGTATTGACAGTGGTGGAAAGGAAACGGGTGGAAGAGGAGCGGGATCCGACAGACCGCGGCCCTGTTAATCTCATTGCCAAGCGCGGTGGGCTGATCGTCGACATGCATGTGGAACGCGGTCGTCCAGTGGTGGAAGTGAAGGATGTGGTTAAAAAAGGACAGCTGTTGGTTTCCGGCCGTTATGGGAATCCGGCACAAACGGAAACAGGATCATTGGTGGGGGCCAAGGGAAAGGTCTGGGGACAGGTGTGGTATGAGTCGGAGGTAGAGGTGCCGCTGGTGCAAAAACGGAAGGTGTACACCGGAAACAGGGAAAAAGGTTATTACCCTTTTATCGCCTCCAGAATCGTACGCCTTCCTTTTTGGCAAGAGGAATCGTTTACACAATTGGAATCGATTCAACATGTCAAAGCAATTCAATTCGGACGTTGGCGCCTGCCGTTCGGCTGGGTGGAAGAAGAGCGTCTGGAGATGGAGTGGGTCAAACAGAAAATCCCTGAAAAGGAAGCGATCGCTCTAGGGGTGGAACGGGCACGGGAAGATCTTTTATCTCAAATGGGGGAAGGATCCAGGGTTGTGGACCAAAAAGTTTTGCACCCTCGCGTGGACAGTGGTAAAGTTGTAATGAAGATACAGTTTGATGCTATCGAGGATATTGCCCATCCACAACCGATTTTGCAAGGAGAATGA
- a CDS encoding alpha/beta-type small acid-soluble spore protein has product MARSRSSNRLLVPGSAGVLQQFKEEIASEFGVQLGGASTARANGSVGGEITKRLVQQAEQQQSGFGQQ; this is encoded by the coding sequence ATGGCACGTTCACGCAGCAGCAACCGTTTGCTGGTTCCGGGTTCCGCCGGTGTCCTTCAGCAGTTTAAAGAGGAAATCGCTTCTGAGTTCGGAGTTCAGCTGGGTGGGGCCAGTACCGCCCGGGCTAACGGTTCCGTCGGTGGAGAGATTACCAAGCGTTTGGTCCAACAGGCCGAACAGCAACAATCCGGCTTTGGACAGCAATAA
- a CDS encoding cytidine deaminase — MNRERLIQEAIKARQYAYVPYSRFSVGAALTTSDGRVFRGCNVENASYGLCNCAERTAVFKAVSEGADSFAAVAVVANTEGPVSPCGACRQVLSEFCRPDVPVYLADLKGNVKETTVGDLLPGAFGKGDLT; from the coding sequence ATGAACCGAGAACGACTCATTCAGGAAGCGATAAAAGCACGTCAATATGCCTATGTTCCGTATTCCCGCTTTTCGGTGGGGGCCGCTTTGACCACTTCGGACGGCAGGGTGTTCCGGGGTTGCAATGTTGAAAACGCCTCCTATGGGCTGTGCAACTGTGCGGAACGAACCGCGGTTTTTAAAGCAGTCTCCGAAGGAGCCGATTCCTTTGCCGCAGTGGCCGTCGTAGCGAACACGGAGGGTCCCGTCTCTCCCTGCGGGGCGTGCCGGCAAGTGTTATCGGAGTTTTGCCGGCCGGATGTGCCGGTTTATTTGGCTGATCTGAAGGGGAACGTAAAAGAGACGACGGTGGGGGATTTGTTGCCGGGAGCGTTTGGCAAGGGGGACTTAACATGA
- a CDS encoding PhoH family protein: MHEDQTIKIRLKDPHEALSLFGPQDGFLRIIEERTDAKIVSRGEEVAISGSPEELEVLGHLFRVLLTLIRRGVTLTERDVVYAQRLAREGLADEILELYGEKIGVTQKGKPIRVKTLGQRHYVSAIQKSDIVFGIGPAGTGKTFLAVVLAVTALKEHRVKRIVLTRPAVEAGESLGFLPGDLQEKVDPYLRPLYDSLYTMLGVEQVNKLMERGMIEVAPLAYMRGRTLEDSFVILDEAQNTTNEQMKMFLTRLGFGSKMVVTGDVTQVDLPKGKESGLKVAEQVLQRIKDIPFVYLTQSDVVRHTLVQKVIDAYEQAE, translated from the coding sequence TTGCATGAGGACCAAACCATTAAAATCCGACTGAAGGATCCCCATGAGGCACTTAGCCTGTTCGGTCCCCAGGACGGGTTTTTACGTATCATTGAAGAACGCACCGACGCTAAAATCGTTTCCAGGGGAGAAGAGGTGGCTATCTCCGGTTCTCCAGAGGAACTGGAAGTGCTGGGCCACCTGTTTCGTGTGCTGTTAACCTTGATCCGGCGCGGTGTCACCCTGACGGAACGGGATGTGGTCTACGCTCAGCGCTTGGCACGGGAAGGATTGGCCGATGAGATCTTAGAGCTGTATGGTGAAAAGATCGGAGTCACGCAAAAAGGGAAGCCGATCCGTGTAAAAACGTTGGGACAACGTCACTATGTCAGTGCCATTCAAAAGTCGGACATCGTTTTCGGAATCGGACCGGCTGGAACCGGTAAAACGTTTTTGGCCGTCGTGCTGGCCGTCACGGCCTTAAAAGAACACCGGGTCAAACGGATCGTGCTGACCCGTCCCGCTGTAGAGGCTGGAGAAAGCCTGGGCTTTTTGCCGGGTGATCTGCAGGAAAAAGTGGACCCCTACCTTCGTCCCCTGTACGACAGTTTATATACCATGCTTGGGGTCGAACAGGTCAACAAGCTGATGGAACGGGGAATGATTGAAGTGGCTCCCCTGGCCTATATGCGAGGACGAACGCTGGAAGATTCATTTGTCATTTTGGATGAAGCGCAAAATACCACCAATGAGCAGATGAAAATGTTTCTGACGCGACTGGGTTTCGGTTCCAAAATGGTCGTGACCGGCGATGTAACCCAGGTGGATTTGCCTAAGGGCAAGGAGTCCGGATTGAAAGTGGCAGAACAGGTGCTCCAACGAATAAAGGATATTCCTTTCGTTTACCTGACCCAATCCGATGTGGTACGTCACACATTGGTTCAAAAAGTGATAGACGCCTATGAACAAGCAGAGTAA
- a CDS encoding GatB/YqeY domain-containing protein, producing MTLIERLNQDMKTAMKNKDKETLSVIRMVRSSLKNREIELKRPLNEEEALDVVIKELKQQQDSLVEFDRAGRDDLAEKARSEIAVLERYLPEPLSDEELRSIVQKAVNRTGAASKADMGKVMKAVMPEVKGRADGKRVNRLVLEVLQ from the coding sequence TTGACTTTGATCGAGCGGTTAAACCAAGACATGAAAACCGCGATGAAAAATAAAGACAAAGAGACTCTTTCCGTCATCCGCATGGTTCGGTCTTCTTTGAAGAACCGAGAGATTGAGTTGAAACGTCCTCTCAATGAAGAAGAGGCGTTGGATGTCGTGATCAAAGAGCTGAAGCAGCAACAGGACTCCTTGGTGGAATTTGATCGGGCGGGCCGGGATGATCTAGCAGAAAAGGCTCGGTCCGAAATCGCCGTATTGGAGCGGTATCTGCCGGAACCCCTAAGCGATGAGGAGCTTCGTTCCATCGTCCAGAAGGCGGTCAACCGAACCGGGGCCGCTTCCAAAGCGGATATGGGTAAAGTGATGAAAGCGGTGATGCCCGAGGTGAAAGGGCGCGCCGACGGCAAACGGGTGAACCGGTTGGTCCTGGAAGTTTTGCAATGA
- a CDS encoding DUF502 domain-containing protein, translating to MFKRFRTYLIIGVIALLPALATLYILKLLFRIIDPTLGVAVAHVLDLVGVLKFPLEIGGFVFQTHIPGVGTILTLILLAWIGMIARSFVGRQALRYTDRLFYRIPLARTIYSTVKQITSAFERDQASFKKVVLVPYPRQGVYTMGFFTGDANGEIQAKTKGRILNIFLPTTPNPTSGWLVMVPEEDVIFLDMTVEQGLKYIISGGVVTPVWPPVVPGHSPELQKEKTP from the coding sequence ATGTTCAAGCGCTTCCGCACCTATCTGATCATCGGTGTTATCGCGTTATTGCCTGCCCTTGCCACGCTGTATATTTTGAAATTGCTCTTTCGCATCATTGATCCGACTTTGGGTGTGGCGGTCGCCCATGTGTTGGATTTGGTGGGAGTCCTTAAATTTCCCTTAGAGATTGGCGGGTTTGTTTTTCAAACCCACATTCCTGGTGTGGGAACGATTCTCACCCTGATTCTACTGGCGTGGATTGGGATGATAGCCCGCAGCTTTGTCGGCCGCCAGGCGCTTCGATACACAGATCGTCTCTTTTACCGCATTCCGTTGGCCCGGACGATCTATTCCACCGTCAAGCAGATCACCAGTGCTTTTGAACGGGATCAGGCCAGCTTTAAAAAAGTAGTATTGGTTCCCTACCCTCGCCAAGGGGTTTATACCATGGGCTTTTTTACCGGGGATGCCAACGGCGAAATTCAAGCCAAGACAAAAGGCCGTATCTTAAATATTTTCTTGCCTACCACTCCCAATCCCACCTCCGGTTGGCTGGTGATGGTGCCGGAAGAAGATGTGATCTTTCTGGATATGACAGTGGAACAAGGCTTAAAATACATTATTTCCGGGGGGGTTGTCACTCCCGTCTGGCCACCGGTTGTACCAGGGCATTCCCCTGAGCTGCAGAAGGAGAAGACGCCATGA
- a CDS encoding HD family phosphohydrolase, producing the protein MKELHQPKQPSWRKRFRFPASWRTSRRVRFLLYAGLGLFCYLLLMEDVLPQQYDLTPGSVASEAIVSPVTKVDQEATERAREQAAESVGKQYQVDEQLTERQLKRLDTVFSDVRRNLSDDSLSEKEKIANFKDIVPVEMSEEFYLKLARLEAEQLTEMRIVGRDILHDTLSEGVKEDEVEAKQDQVDRALVTSTLAADARFVVRELTREMILPNELFDRERTEKLQDAARDSVEPIPIRKGETIVAAGDVITDDQYRQLQELGVLRDRDNPFPYIGLGLLISLVIGLLAWFTHRFQVEGYRDNLKTLMLVSVFMITLLGMKVVSLGQNLEWSTVGYLAPAALGTMLITLLLNLQLALWCGVILSLFAGMFFNAENHLLFDFRYGLVALMSGSAGAFALAGVRNRLSIFRAGLVAAGASMMTISALYALVPVDGDWTVLLQSLAFGVAGGLFSAVLTIGFLQHFEAMFDILSPLRLLELSNPNHPLLRKLLIETPGTYHHSVIVGNLAEAAAEAVGANGLLARVGSYYHDVGKTKRPQFFIENQLQSENPHDKISPNLSKTIIISHARDGYEMLKEHNIPTPICDIAAQHHGTTLLKYFYFKAKELDDRAQVLEADYRYPGPKAQFKEAAIIGIADCVEAAVRSLARPTPDRIESMVRKIIRDRLEDGQFDECDLTLKELDLIARSMCETLQGIFHSRIEYPDDSQGGKGVKPA; encoded by the coding sequence ATGAAAGAACTCCATCAACCAAAGCAGCCATCCTGGCGGAAACGATTCCGTTTTCCTGCCTCCTGGAGGACGAGCAGGCGGGTCCGTTTTTTGTTGTATGCAGGTTTGGGTTTGTTCTGTTACCTGTTGCTGATGGAGGATGTCCTTCCCCAACAGTATGATCTCACCCCTGGCTCCGTCGCCTCGGAAGCGATTGTATCCCCTGTTACCAAAGTGGACCAGGAGGCGACGGAACGGGCACGGGAACAGGCTGCGGAATCGGTGGGTAAGCAGTACCAAGTGGATGAGCAGTTGACAGAACGGCAATTAAAACGATTGGATACGGTTTTTTCCGATGTTCGTCGCAACCTGTCCGACGATTCACTTTCTGAAAAAGAGAAGATCGCCAACTTTAAAGATATTGTGCCGGTGGAGATGTCGGAAGAGTTTTATCTCAAACTGGCGCGACTGGAAGCCGAACAATTGACGGAGATGCGGATCGTCGGTCGAGATATCCTCCACGATACCCTGTCGGAAGGGGTGAAGGAGGACGAAGTGGAAGCGAAGCAGGATCAAGTGGATCGTGCTTTGGTCACCTCCACCTTGGCTGCGGATGCCCGTTTCGTTGTTCGCGAACTGACGAGGGAAATGATCCTGCCTAATGAGTTGTTTGACCGGGAACGGACTGAAAAATTGCAGGATGCGGCCCGGGACAGTGTTGAGCCGATCCCCATCCGCAAAGGGGAAACAATTGTAGCAGCAGGTGATGTGATCACCGATGACCAGTATCGCCAGTTGCAGGAGTTGGGTGTGCTGCGCGACCGGGACAATCCTTTTCCGTATATCGGTCTGGGATTGTTGATATCGTTGGTGATAGGATTGCTGGCTTGGTTTACCCATCGTTTTCAAGTGGAGGGTTACCGGGATAATCTTAAAACGCTGATGTTGGTCAGTGTATTCATGATTACCCTTCTGGGGATGAAGGTTGTCAGTTTGGGGCAAAATTTGGAGTGGAGCACCGTCGGTTACCTGGCTCCGGCAGCTTTGGGAACGATGTTGATCACACTCCTTTTAAACCTTCAGTTGGCGCTATGGTGCGGTGTCATACTAAGCCTGTTCGCCGGTATGTTTTTCAATGCGGAAAATCACTTGCTGTTTGATTTTCGCTATGGTTTGGTTGCGTTGATGAGCGGTTCGGCCGGGGCCTTCGCCTTGGCTGGCGTACGCAATCGTCTGTCTATTTTCCGTGCGGGGCTGGTGGCGGCCGGGGCCAGCATGATGACCATCTCCGCTTTATACGCACTGGTGCCGGTGGATGGCGACTGGACTGTATTGTTGCAGTCCTTGGCTTTTGGTGTTGCAGGGGGATTGTTTTCCGCGGTATTGACGATTGGATTCCTGCAACACTTTGAAGCGATGTTTGATATCTTATCGCCGCTGCGATTATTGGAGCTGTCCAACCCGAACCATCCCCTGTTGCGCAAATTACTGATCGAGACACCGGGAACGTATCACCACTCCGTCATTGTGGGCAATCTGGCCGAGGCGGCGGCGGAGGCAGTAGGAGCCAACGGTCTGTTGGCGCGGGTGGGTTCTTATTACCATGACGTGGGCAAGACGAAGCGGCCGCAGTTCTTTATTGAAAACCAACTGCAATCGGAAAATCCTCATGATAAGATTTCCCCCAACCTGAGCAAGACAATTATCATTTCCCATGCACGGGATGGTTATGAGATGTTGAAGGAACACAACATTCCAACCCCGATCTGCGATATAGCGGCACAACACCATGGAACGACGCTGTTAAAGTACTTTTATTTCAAAGCGAAGGAACTGGATGACCGGGCACAGGTATTGGAGGCGGATTACCGTTACCCGGGTCCGAAGGCACAATTTAAGGAAGCGGCTATCATCGGCATCGCCGATTGTGTGGAAGCGGCTGTCCGTTCTCTGGCCCGGCCCACTCCGGACCGCATCGAGAGCATGGTCCGCAAGATTATTCGGGATCGGCTGGAAGACGGGCAATTCGATGAATGCGACCTCACGTTGAAGGAACTGGATCTGATTGCCCGTTCCATGTGCGAGACCTTGCAAGGCATCTTCCACTCCCGTATTGAGTATCCTGACGACAGTCAAGGCGGAAAAGGGGTGAAACCCGCATGA
- a CDS encoding NfeD family protein, translated as MGRKKSLLASILLLCLGLMSFIPAVASSGVDAAEGRMVYWIPVEQEVERGLLRFLERGFREAEEAAARDIVLEMDTLGGEVNAALEIGKLLRASEIPVTVYIKGEAISAGAYIALNADHILMTSGSAIGAAEPVTITGEQADPKTVAFWRSNMQAAAESQGRDPDIAAGMVDRNIEIEGIKEKGELISLSAGQAVELKMADELVADEEEVLRFLNAEDAEIVRTDLTVSERIARFVTSPYVIPVLFTIGLAGIAIEFFSPGFGIPGTIGIGAFALYFFGHFLAGFAGYETLVLFIIGLILLALEVFVAGFGILGILGLIALVAALVTAAPNVIFGVVSLLIAFAVTAVGVFIAIRHLGTRGVWKRLVLFDDQRNQSGYISQVSRISLMGKKGKAVTPLRPSGVAVIDGVRQDVVSDGGFIPAQAPVEVVGSEGVRLVVRQVKDVQDSSAEDPVE; from the coding sequence ATGGGGAGAAAAAAATCCTTGCTGGCAAGTATCCTCTTGTTATGCTTGGGATTGATGAGTTTCATTCCGGCTGTGGCATCTTCCGGGGTGGATGCAGCCGAGGGTCGAATGGTATACTGGATCCCGGTGGAACAGGAAGTGGAGCGGGGGTTGCTCCGCTTCTTGGAACGAGGCTTTCGCGAAGCGGAAGAAGCAGCCGCCAGGGACATCGTATTGGAGATGGACACATTGGGCGGGGAAGTAAATGCCGCCCTTGAAATCGGAAAGCTGCTTCGGGCCTCGGAGATTCCGGTGACGGTCTACATAAAAGGGGAAGCGATATCAGCCGGTGCCTATATCGCCCTGAACGCCGACCATATCCTCATGACTTCCGGCAGCGCCATCGGTGCCGCTGAGCCGGTCACCATCACCGGTGAACAAGCGGACCCCAAGACAGTGGCATTTTGGCGGTCCAATATGCAGGCCGCTGCGGAATCACAAGGGCGGGACCCGGATATTGCCGCCGGGATGGTGGATCGGAACATCGAGATCGAGGGTATAAAAGAAAAAGGCGAACTGATCAGCCTTTCGGCTGGGCAGGCCGTGGAGCTCAAAATGGCGGACGAACTGGTTGCTGATGAAGAGGAAGTGCTTCGCTTCTTAAATGCCGAAGACGCAGAGATCGTCCGAACAGATTTGACGGTGAGCGAACGAATCGCCCGGTTTGTCACAAGCCCTTATGTCATCCCCGTTTTGTTCACCATCGGTTTGGCCGGGATCGCCATCGAGTTTTTTTCCCCGGGCTTCGGCATTCCCGGAACGATCGGAATTGGGGCGTTTGCGCTTTACTTTTTCGGTCATTTCCTCGCAGGATTTGCCGGGTATGAAACCCTGGTCCTGTTTATCATCGGGTTGATCCTGTTGGCCCTCGAGGTTTTTGTTGCCGGCTTCGGCATATTGGGAATCCTGGGCCTGATCGCCCTGGTGGCTGCTCTTGTCACTGCCGCCCCCAACGTCATTTTCGGTGTGGTTTCCCTGTTGATCGCTTTTGCGGTGACGGCAGTGGGGGTGTTTATCGCCATCCGCCACCTGGGTACGCGGGGAGTGTGGAAACGATTAGTTCTCTTTGATGACCAACGCAACCAATCCGGCTACATCTCGCAAGTGAGTCGAATCAGCTTGATGGGCAAAAAAGGGAAGGCGGTGACACCCTTACGCCCGTCAGGAGTCGCTGTAATCGACGGGGTCCGACAAGACGTGGTGAGCGACGGTGGATTCATCCCCGCGCAAGCCCCGGTTGAAGTAGTGGGATCAGAAGGAGTGCGCCTGGTTGTGCGCCAGGTGAAAGACGTTCAAGATTCCTCTGCGGAAGACCCTGTTGAATAA
- a CDS encoding diacylglycerol kinase → MWWSKVLHSFRFALEGLKYTLVSQRNMRVHFTAALAVLLLALYLPLSKVEVLLLFICILLVLVAELFNTAVEAVVDMVSPEFHPLAKVAKDVAAGAVLLCAGLAVVVGISIFYPYLAFFTFHTFEQAPYPPNIGLAALITFDFFLTLILKSAMHRLERPDLEPSMTTSLASCIATSLVLMTAHLLITLLVLFLTALLVGTRLRIKTRKKPVLLGMMLGIVVACIGFQLMM, encoded by the coding sequence ATGTGGTGGTCCAAAGTGCTCCACAGCTTTCGGTTCGCGTTGGAAGGGTTGAAATATACCTTGGTCAGCCAACGCAACATGCGGGTTCATTTTACCGCCGCTTTGGCCGTGTTGCTGCTGGCTCTCTATCTACCGCTCAGCAAGGTGGAGGTATTACTCCTCTTTATCTGCATTCTGCTGGTGTTGGTGGCCGAATTGTTCAACACGGCGGTGGAAGCGGTCGTCGATATGGTCTCTCCCGAGTTTCATCCATTGGCAAAAGTGGCGAAGGATGTGGCTGCGGGGGCGGTGTTGTTGTGTGCGGGACTGGCGGTGGTGGTGGGGATCAGCATTTTTTATCCTTACCTGGCGTTTTTTACTTTTCATACGTTTGAGCAAGCCCCCTATCCTCCCAACATCGGATTGGCTGCGTTGATCACCTTCGACTTCTTCTTAACATTGATTTTAAAAAGTGCGATGCACCGGTTGGAGCGTCCCGACCTTGAGCCCAGTATGACCACCTCGCTGGCCAGTTGCATCGCTACCTCGCTGGTCTTAATGACGGCACATTTGTTAATCACCTTACTGGTATTATTTTTAACAGCGTTGCTGGTTGGAACACGTCTGCGGATCAAGACTCGGAAAAAACCTGTGCTTCTGGGGATGATGTTAGGAATTGTAGTGGCTTGTATTGGTTTCCAATTGATGATGTAA
- a CDS encoding histidine triad nucleotide-binding protein: MAECIFCDIVAGNIPSEKVYEDDEVLAFNDIHAQAPTHVLVIPKKHIASARELGEKDAALLGKIFAAINRIAQEKGLMEKGFRIVNNCGKDGGQTVHHIHFHLLGGRHLTWPPG, translated from the coding sequence ATGGCAGAGTGTATTTTTTGCGACATCGTTGCAGGGAACATCCCGTCGGAAAAAGTGTATGAGGATGATGAAGTGCTCGCTTTCAACGACATTCACGCACAGGCGCCGACACATGTATTGGTCATTCCCAAAAAGCATATCGCTTCCGCCAGGGAATTGGGCGAAAAGGACGCCGCCTTGCTCGGAAAGATTTTTGCTGCAATCAATCGGATCGCACAAGAAAAAGGCTTGATGGAAAAAGGGTTTCGAATCGTTAACAACTGTGGGAAAGACGGCGGACAAACGGTTCACCACATCCACTTCCATCTTCTCGGAGGGCGTCATCTCACATGGCCGCCGGGTTAA
- the floA gene encoding flotillin-like protein FloA (flotillin-like protein involved in membrane lipid rafts), whose product MDAGVLSFLFIAVLIVIGLSILFTFVPVMLWISAMASGVYVGLTTLIGMRLRRIAPARIINPLIKARKAGLDVSIAQLETHYLAGGNVDRVVDALIAAQRADIDLMFERAAAIDLAGRDVLQAVQMSVNPKVIETPVVSAVAKDGIEVKVVARVTVRANIDRLVGGAGEETIIARVGEGIVTTNGSASSHKEVLENPDLISNTVLSKGLDAGTAFEILSIDIADVDVGKNIGATLQIDQAEADKNIAQAKAEERRAMAVAKEQEMRARVEEMRAKVVEAEAEVPMAMAEALRAGKLGVMDYYNMQNILADTDMRKSISQSDEDEENK is encoded by the coding sequence ATGGACGCAGGAGTATTGAGCTTTTTGTTTATCGCCGTTCTCATCGTCATCGGCTTGTCCATCCTGTTTACCTTTGTGCCGGTGATGCTGTGGATTTCGGCCATGGCGTCGGGTGTGTATGTGGGCCTGACCACATTGATCGGGATGCGGTTGCGCCGGATCGCACCGGCTAGAATCATCAACCCGCTCATCAAAGCCCGTAAGGCGGGTCTTGATGTGAGTATCGCCCAGCTGGAAACCCACTACTTGGCCGGAGGGAACGTCGACCGGGTGGTGGATGCCCTAATTGCGGCCCAGCGTGCCGATATCGACCTTATGTTTGAGCGGGCCGCCGCCATTGATTTGGCCGGGCGTGACGTGCTCCAAGCGGTCCAAATGAGCGTAAACCCCAAAGTGATTGAGACTCCTGTCGTGTCCGCCGTCGCAAAAGACGGGATCGAAGTGAAAGTGGTGGCCCGGGTGACGGTGCGTGCCAACATCGACCGGTTGGTGGGGGGTGCCGGTGAGGAAACGATCATCGCCCGTGTCGGGGAAGGGATCGTCACCACCAACGGATCTGCCAGCAGTCACAAAGAAGTATTGGAGAACCCCGATCTCATCTCCAATACGGTGTTGTCCAAAGGCTTGGATGCTGGTACCGCTTTTGAAATTTTGTCGATCGATATCGCGGATGTGGATGTGGGTAAAAACATCGGGGCGACCCTGCAAATCGATCAGGCTGAGGCTGATAAGAACATCGCCCAGGCTAAAGCGGAAGAGCGGCGTGCCATGGCTGTCGCCAAAGAACAAGAGATGCGTGCCCGCGTGGAGGAAATGCGCGCCAAAGTGGTGGAAGCGGAAGCCGAAGTTCCCATGGCGATGGCGGAAGCGTTGCGTGCCGGCAAGCTCGGTGTGATGGATTATTACAACATGCAAAACATCCTGGCCGACACCGATATGCGTAAATCCATCTCCCAATCCGACGAAGACGAAGAGAACAAATAA
- the yqfC gene encoding sporulation protein YqfC, whose translation MRKIGNKLRKIASDWLDIPPDVAANVPRVQMVGPYRLHIENHRGVESFSETALTLKTDQGALVITGRRLVIQAIYPEEIWVEGEISQVRYQG comes from the coding sequence ATGAGAAAGATCGGAAACAAGTTGAGAAAAATCGCCTCCGACTGGTTGGACATTCCACCTGATGTTGCCGCCAACGTCCCCCGGGTACAGATGGTGGGGCCTTATCGGCTCCATATCGAAAATCACAGGGGCGTGGAGTCTTTTAGCGAGACAGCGCTCACATTGAAAACAGACCAGGGAGCGTTGGTGATTACGGGACGTCGCTTGGTGATTCAGGCGATTTATCCGGAGGAAATTTGGGTGGAAGGGGAGATTTCCCAAGTTCGATATCAGGGATAA
- the rpsU gene encoding 30S ribosomal protein S21: protein MAEVHVRKNESLDKALRRLKKSIAKDGTMRELKKRKFYEKPSVKRKKKADAARKRK, encoded by the coding sequence ATGGCGGAAGTTCACGTTCGTAAAAACGAATCGTTGGATAAAGCGCTGCGCCGCTTGAAGAAATCCATCGCCAAAGACGGTACTATGCGAGAACTGAAAAAGCGTAAGTTCTACGAAAAGCCCAGTGTGAAACGGAAGAAAAAAGCTGATGCCGCGCGCAAGCGCAAATAA
- the ybeY gene encoding rRNA maturation RNase YbeY gives MDIQIDWNEADQAAIDAVGRCLEQAAVAEGVKEAEVSVSIVDDPVIHRLNREFRGVDRPTDVLSFPQWEPGEELVAVTGEPIPLGDVIISLPRAREQADTYGHSLQRELAFLAVHGFLHLLGYDHQNQAEENRMFARQEEILALAGLKR, from the coding sequence CTGGACATTCAGATCGATTGGAATGAGGCCGATCAAGCCGCTATTGATGCGGTCGGACGGTGCCTGGAACAAGCAGCTGTAGCCGAAGGGGTAAAGGAGGCGGAAGTGTCCGTCTCCATCGTCGATGATCCAGTGATCCATCGATTGAACCGGGAATTTCGCGGTGTCGACCGACCCACCGATGTCCTATCATTCCCCCAGTGGGAGCCGGGAGAAGAGCTTGTTGCCGTGACGGGAGAGCCGATCCCATTGGGAGATGTGATTATCTCCCTCCCCCGCGCCCGTGAGCAGGCGGACACTTACGGGCACAGTTTGCAGCGGGAGCTGGCCTTTTTGGCGGTTCACGGTTTTCTGCATTTGCTGGGTTACGATCATCAGAACCAGGCGGAAGAAAACCGGATGTTTGCCCGTCAGGAAGAAATTTTGGCCTTAGCCGGTCTGAAAAGGTAG